The following DNA comes from Papaver somniferum cultivar HN1 chromosome 4, ASM357369v1, whole genome shotgun sequence.
CCCATGGAGTCTTCGATCAACGGTTCTCTCTATTCGTGATTGCATCAAGGATTTTAGTGAAATTAGATTTGTAGTTATTCCTAAAGATGCTAATTCCATAACGCATGACTTAGTTCAATACGCAATTTCAAACTTTATAAACAGACGGTGGTATCATGATGAACCACCAAATTGTATTATGCAACATCTCACTTTCAGTATGAATTAATATAATTTTACGtatgtttccttcaaaaaaaaacgcATAGTTTGGAGTACATTAAGATCTCATTTGGTAAATAAATGATGACTGTGTCAAGGGACTAAACACATTATAGTCTCTCAAAGTCTCACGCAATGCATTTATAATGTTTCAATCTTTTCTCGTTCTTTTTTCACTCACGATCACACTTTTCCAATTTTTTCACTAAACTTCTTCCCCTAAATCACAAACTTTTATagaaaaaagttatataagaaaAATTCCAGAAGACATATTTTCCTATGCTTTCATATTTCTAAATTTTGTTTAACATGCATAATTTTGAAATCGTTAGTGTCTTCAGCCCGAAATGGTGaggaaaactaaaaaaataattattaaatatccATATAAAACTGCATCAAAgagaaatatatgttttaaaagcAAGTGCAACGGTGAGGATTTTAATTCATCATCCTCAACTAAGTTTCAaggttttttccaaaaataatacAAAGTTTTAAGACGATAACTCAAAATTTTGGTGATTTAAATGAGAAGAGTCTATTATTGGCTTCTTCTTTACGTACACCTTTGTCCGAGGATCCATGGCTAATTTCTCTCGTGTATGCTTTTTCCGTTCAAATGTCGATATCTAAAATATTTTCGATTCGTTTGTATATAATGAATCTACAATTTATATTGCACTACTTCTAGCTTAAGTAATTTACGAAGACttttcttaattttcttaataACAAAGAAGAATGAGGTAATACTAAGTTTTGTCCCATCTGAGAATCCTCTTTTGGTGAAGCCATTTGTTTCTTTTAATGATAAAGAGAAACATATCTGTCCATGATATAAGTTGGTAATTATCCTAAATTCCAAAGTCCTTAAACCTCCTTTCTTCCCCTCAACCTCTGTAGTTTGTACATCTATAAAGCCATGAACCATCCCCAAGTAACTGACTAAAATCATAAAAGTACTGGTAACTCTTGCCACCTTTTCATCATCAccaacaaaccaaaacaaaagccAGCAACAGAAATAAAACCCTAGATTAAGGGCAGAATAGAAAAATGAAGCAAAACTTCAAAACCAGTATAATTAAGaaaccaccatcatcatcattctcACCTTCATCAATCTTGAATTACCTCTTCATGTCTACCGTCAACACAGCTGCAAGAACTCTAAACTCGTTTGTTCAGTCCTCATCATCACCAAACCCTGTGTCATGGAAACTGACTGATCATTTTCGTTATGCTGGAATGTTATTGATATGGTTTACTCTATGGGTTCTAAGAGTTTTGATGGATTATGTTCCTCTTTCGTTTGTTCCATCTCCTCTTCTTGATGGACTTGCATCATCCATTGGACTTGCATCATCTTCTTATTATTATGGAGCTGGTGATCCGCTATCCTCTTCTTCTGCTTCACCTTCAATGGATTTGGTATTACATCAAGGATATGGCGGTAGTGGTGGTAATAACTATTATTATGATGAAAGTATTGATATCAGTGATCGGGGAGGAGGATCTTCATCATCTAAATCAATCGGTAGAGCGCTCTCTCATGTAAGTATCCAATTTTTGTTCAATCATTTGTAGaaaaattcattaaaattaaGATGTTAACGATAATTGATCCTGGATCAGCCAAATTACATTCCGGCACTTTTGTTCAGATTATGGTCGCATCTGTTGCATGTATGACACGTTTAGTGGTGGGGTCCACCTGAGGTTGCACGTAAAACGTGAGTTTGCCGGATTTCGTGAATCTAGCAGGCTTTAACGTCGGCTAACCAGACTAAAGATGATTCTCACAAAACCTCATGCTCCACCAAAATATGTCCTATTGATTTGCGTTTGCCTTCCTACAATGAGATTTATTAGTTCCGTCCTATTTCTCAGTCCTGGCGGATTTTGGCTCGGCCACTGAATATATTGATCCTtacatattatgttagttttaCATTCCTTCTGTCACTTTTAGCTATTGACCATCCTCAGTCAGTAAATGACCTTGTAATGTTGATATTTTATAAACAGATTTTTACCTTAATGAACGAGATACCAGCAACATCAAGGAAGTATCAATTTGCAGTATCAATGGCTGACAGAATCGTCGATGAGAATGTAAGAGAAGGACACGCAGCACTACAGGAGGTGAACCGCATGGCACTCTCATATGCCTTCTCACGTACCTATAACATGTTGTACAGGTCACTACAAGACAACAATCAAGCCAATGTTATGGACCATGACACGGGAACTGGACTTTTTCGTTCACTGCCACTAGGGTCGTATATGGAATCGGGGCTTCGGTTTTGTCTCAATAGTTTCACACCGTTTGGAGTAGGAGGGGCTTTGCTTGACAGATTTACGTCTAAAAAGGCAAAGAAGCCGGTCACATCCGGAGGTGCATATTATGATGAGGAGGAGCGGATCTTGGCAGCTGAGAAATTAGCTCAGGAACTGCTTTGGATCACAAACAAGCTTCGGGCTTGTGGTGCAGTTGATGAAGCATTGGGCCAATGGAGTTTAGCTTCAGGGCTAGCTTCGCTGTCTTTCTCCTCGCATCATAGGGTACAAGGCCTCATTGTTAAGATTACAAGTGAGTCTTAATTAACTCCAAATTTATTGATTATATTAGGCTTTAGGCTATTAGTACGTTCAAATCTATGAAATGAATGCGACCCGTAGCTAATTGATGGATTGGACTGCAGTTATCTTGCTTGGAGAGCTAGCTAGAGGAGCAGGTCATCATAAGGAGTCGTTGCTGGTGGAGGCACCAAGGGAAGTGAAATACAGACTGCTACTTCTGTGGATACCTCTGTTATGCTATGCCAACAGCGGGTTGTCTTACCCAGTACTCACAGGAATTGAGAAGGCAGAGACGGAAAGAGTGATCGATCAAGTGATAGCGACGTTGCCTGCATCTGATCAAGAGATAATACTAACCAATTGGTTACAAGACTATACCAATTCCAGTTCTGACTGGCCAAATCTCCAAAGATCTTATGATCAATGGTGTCGATCATCTCGCAACAACATTCTCCTCACGAAAGAATGAACACAAATGGGTACACAGATTTagagtttcatcatcatcatagttcTCATCTAGAGCTAGGATAGGAGTACACAAGATATGTAATGTAGACAATGTGGTTCATTTATGTGTCATTATATAAAACATATT
Coding sequences within:
- the LOC113275263 gene encoding uncharacterized protein LOC113275263; translated protein: MKQNFKTSIIKKPPSSSFSPSSILNYLFMSTVNTAARTLNSFVQSSSSPNPVSWKLTDHFRYAGMLLIWFTLWVLRVLMDYVPLSFVPSPLLDGLASSIGLASSSYYYGAGDPLSSSSASPSMDLVLHQGYGGSGGNNYYYDESIDISDRGGGSSSSKSIGRALSHIFTLMNEIPATSRKYQFAVSMADRIVDENVREGHAALQEVNRMALSYAFSRTYNMLYRSLQDNNQANVMDHDTGTGLFRSLPLGSYMESGLRFCLNSFTPFGVGGALLDRFTSKKAKKPVTSGGAYYDEEERILAAEKLAQELLWITNKLRACGAVDEALGQWSLASGLASLSFSSHHRVQGLIVKITIILLGELARGAGHHKESLLVEAPREVKYRLLLLWIPLLCYANSGLSYPVLTGIEKAETERVIDQVIATLPASDQEIILTNWLQDYTNSSSDWPNLQRSYDQWCRSSRNNILLTKE